TATCTGCGGGTAAGTTGATGTTCTGACCCCGCCTAACCTAGAGCGATCGCTGACCAGGGTATAGCTCCGATGTTCACTTCTGGCATGCTGGTTGCATCGGTCCTATGATTGTAGAGGGCGACCACATCCTGGGCCATGAGTCGGCCGGCGAGGTGATCGCTGTGCACCCGTCTGTCAGCCatctcaaggttggcgaCAGGGTCGCTGTCGAGCCAAATATCCCCTGCGGTACCTGCGAGCCCTGCCTTACTGGCCGATACAATGGTTGTGAGAGCGTCCTATTCCTGTCAACACCACCTGTTCCTGGCATGTTGCGCCGATATATCAACCACCCGGCTGTCTGGTGTCATAAGATTGGAAATATGTCTTTTGAGAACGGCGCTCTCCTCGAGCCCCTCAGTGTTGCCCTTGCTGGCATGCAGAGAGCCCAGGTCGCCCTGGGAGACCCCGTCCTGATTTGCGGTGCTGGACCTATCGGGTTGATCACCCTTCAGTGCTGTGCTGCCGCAGGTGCTTCTCCTATCGTCATCACGGACATTTCAGAGAGCCGGCTGGCATTTGCTAAAGAGCTCTGCCCTCGCGTGATTACACACAAGGTCGAGCGACAGTCAGCTGAGGATTCTGCCAAAGCAATTGTCAAGACCTTTGGAGGTATCGAGCCCAGTGTTGCTCTGGAGTGCACCGGTGTCGAAAGTAGCATTGCCGCTGCCGTCTGGTCAGTTAAGTTTGGCGGTAAGGTGTTTATCATTGGCGTCGGAAAGAACGAGATCAACATCCCCTTCATGCGCGCAAGTGTACGGGAAGTCGACATTCAGCTACAGTACCGTTATTGTAACACCTGGCCCAGAGCTATCCGCTTGGTTGAGAACAACGTAGTTGACCTCTCAAAGCTCGTCACTCACAAgttcaagcttgaggatgccaTCAAGGCGTTTGAGACGTCGGCAGATGCCAAGAGCGGGGCCATCAAGGTCATGATCCAGAGCTTGGATTGAAAAAGGGAGTAATAATCAATATAAACTTGGTGCTCGGCGTATGTTATTGATTTCTAGGCGCTGGTCCGTTAGAAGACCGTACAGATAGCCTCTATTTGGGATATAGACACGAGAATATGAAATTTGGTGAAGAACTTTGGGCGACGAACTGATGATGTGAATTGCGAGTATGAATGCTTGTGGAGTCGAATACAACAGATACTGGATGTGAATATGTCGAATGGGCCATCCGTATGCTTGAATTCAGGATAAGGAAATCAACGACTTTGACTGTTGTCCTCAAAGCAGTTCATTTGGGAAGATATAAAAAACAATTCACTGGTGTTCTTGGCCATCCAGCGGCAGCGCGGCTAGCAAGTCCGAAAACGGTCTAGCGGCTCAAGCCGTCGGCTACAACCACCATCCAGCGAGTTCTTCCGAGCTTTTTTTCTCCCTCAGACGACCTcactcaagatcaagacccAGCTTCGACTCCATCAATTGACCACCCGCCGCCGGTCTTTTTACTCCACGGAGCTCCGATTTCGAATCTACGAGGCACCTCGCACTCTTTTACTGCCTCAGCCGTCACCATGTCTTCTCTCGCTCGTCCCATGCTCCGTTCGCCCGCTCTCCGCGTCGCCGCCCGACGTTTCGAGAGCACCGCCACCCAGAAGGCCACCGAGAACGCAAAGCAGGCTGCTTCCAAAGCCACCGAGAATGCTAAGCTGGCTGCCTCAAGGGCCCAGGAAGGCCTGTCGCGTGTCACAACTGCTGCTGGTCCTGCTATTGCTGGTTACGCCAAGGGCGTTGCCAGCACTCTGGGCAAGGTTGGCGGACGAACGGGCAAGGTCATCGGCTTCATTGAGCGTTCGTGGATCATTACAAAATAGCAACCGGCGGCCTTTGAATGCTGACATTGTAATACAGGACAAGTCCCCTTCGTCGTTTACTACTCCAAAGTCGCCCTCGAGCTCGGCAAGTTTGTCTTCCATAACCAGAAGATGAGCCCTCCGTGAGTTCACACAAGCCTTACTTATGGCGGGGCATCGACTAATTTACATCCCACAGCAACCTGGCCACCTTCCAGAACACATAccagagcatcatcaagTCCATCCAGAACCGTACCATCATCCAGTCCTCTCAGAACGCCATCCAGCAGGTACGGAATATCGGCCCTGCTCAGCTCGCCACTGGTGGTGTTATCGCAGCTGAGGTCCTCGGCTTTTTCACCGTCGGTGAGATTATTGGACGATTTAAGCTTGTTGGCTACCGTGGCGAGGCCTCTTCCCACCACTAAATGTGTCTCTTGTAGTAGGTGCAGAAGTTGTAAAGATTGATGAGTGCCGGGCGATGTGATAACAAATAAGGATGGGTGGGCTTTAGACTTGGTTCTCCCCTGCCGAGGACGCCTGAAAAGGGCTGGTTGGAGACCGTCTGTTTGGGGGGGAGTTGAAAACTGGGAGACCTGGGAATACCGGTCTCACTGGGTCTGTGATGTTTGTCCTCTGAGCACTTTTCTTTTGTAGAACTGTACATCAACCAGCCTTTGGCGGGCTGTCCCCTTCGTGGACAGCTTTCAACAATGATATATAATTACTGTATGAGCCTTCCTGTGATAGATCTCATGTTCCTTATTGCAGTTTTCCTAGTTACTGACATAACATATCATGAGCCTAGTCTCCTAACACCATTTAACAAATACCATAGGTGACCTGCTTCAGTGTGGCCTAATTGAGATGACTTAGGTTACCTAAGGTACGATCGGGATCTTCTAGGACGAGCTATTGCTATTGCTATTGCTTTGCCCAGAGACTTCAattttcatcttcaagacagTAACTTGATTTATGGAATTTTCACTAGATAAGCCTGTTGCTTAGTTTCATAACTAAGAGTAATGACTCATTTGGTGAGTCCTAGGATTCGAGTGTAAGTCGAGAAATGGGTCGGCATGA
This genomic interval from Fusarium verticillioides 7600 chromosome 1, whole genome shotgun sequence contains the following:
- a CDS encoding F-type H+-transporting ATPase subunit G is translated as MSSLARPMLRSPALRVAARRFESTATQKATENAKQAASKATENAKLAASRAQEGLSRVTTAAGPAIAGYAKGVASTLGKVGGRTGKVIGFIERQVPFVVYYSKVALELGKFVFHNQKMSPPNLATFQNTYQSIIKSIQNRTIIQSSQNAIQQVRNIGPAQLATGGVIAAEVLGFFTVGEIIGRFKLVGYRGEASSHH
- a CDS encoding L-iditol 2-dehydrogenase, with amino-acid sequence MSPSAVEGNGVADVKTTLKPNIGVYTNPNHDLWVTAAEPSAEAVKSGSDLKHGEVSVAIRSTGICGSDVHFWHAGCIGPMIVEGDHILGHESAGEVIAVHPSVSHLKVGDRVAVEPNIPCGTCEPCLTGRYNGCESVLFLSTPPVPGMLRRYINHPAVWCHKIGNMSFENGALLEPLSVALAGMQRAQVALGDPVLICGAGPIGLITLQCCAAAGASPIVITDISESRLAFAKELCPRVITHKVERQSAEDSAKAIVKTFGGIEPSVALECTGVESSIAAAVWSVKFGGKVFIIGVGKNEINIPFMRASVREVDIQLQYRYCNTWPRAIRLVENNVVDLSKLVTHKFKLEDAIKAFETSADAKSGAIKVMIQSLD